DNA sequence from the Brassica napus cultivar Da-Ae unplaced genomic scaffold, Da-Ae ScsIHWf_1765;HRSCAF=2397, whole genome shotgun sequence genome:
GACATGAAATGGATATATCCATATATTTCTtgtgaaatgaaaaaatatgGCAAAACCTATATTAAGAATTGGTTCACGTAAAAATACCCGTAGTGGTTCACGTAAAAATGTACGTAGAATACCAAAGGGAGTTATTCATGTTCAAGCAAGTTTCAACAATACCATTGTGACCGTTACAGATGTACGGGGTCGGGTGATTTCTTGGTCCTCCGCGGGTACTTGTGGATTCAGGGGTACAAGAAGAGGAACACCTTTTGCTGCTCAAACCGCAGCAGGAAATGCTATTCGAGCAGTAGTGGATCAAGGTATGCAACGAGCTGAAGTAAGGATAAAAGGCCCTGGACTAGGAAGAGATGCAGCATTACGAGCTATTCGTAGAAGCGGTATACTTTTAAGTTTCGTACGAGATGTAACCCCTATGCCACATAATGGTTGTAGACCCCCTAAAAAACGACGTGTATAGAACTAAATAAAGGCTGAAAGGGTTTCAAGAGAAATAAATGATTCAATGATCTGatcaaataaaattactatGGTTCGAGAGAAAGTCAAAGTATCTACTCGGACACTACAGTGGAAGTGTGTTGAATCAAGAAGAGACAGTAAGCGTCTTTATTATGGACGCTTTATTCTGTCTCCACTTATGAAAGGTCAAGCCGACACAATAGGCATTGCGATGCGAAGAGCTTTACTTGGCGAAATAGAAGGAACATGTATTACACGTGCAAAATCTGAGAACATACCACATGACTATTCTAACATAGTCGGTATTCAAGAATCAGTACATGaaattttaatgaatttgaACGAGATTGTATTAAAAAGTAATCTATATGGAACGCGCAACGCGCTTATTTGTGTCCAAGGTCCCGGATATATAACTGCTCGAGACATAGTTTTAACGCCCTCTGTGGAAATCGTTGATAATACACAGCATATAGCTACCTTAACGGAACCAATAAATTTGTGTATTGGATTAAAAATCGAGAGGAATCGCGgatatagtttaaaaatgtCAAATAACTTTGAAGACCGAAGTTATCCTATAGATGCTGTATTCATGCCTGTTCAAAATGCGAATCATAGTATTCATTCTTATGGGAATGGGAATGAAAAACAAGAGATTCTTTTCTAGAAATATGGACAAATGGAAGTTTAACTCCTAAAGAAGCACTTCATGAAGCCTCCCGgaatttgattaatttatttattcctTTTCTACatgtagaagaagaaacgtTCTATTTAGAGAACAATCAACATCAAGTTACTTTACcccttttttccttttcataatagattagttaacctaagaaaaaaaaaaaagaactagcgtttcaatatatttttattgaccaATTAGAATTGCCTCCCAGAATCTATAATTGTCTCAAAAAGTCCAATATACATA
Encoded proteins:
- the LOC125598858 gene encoding 30S ribosomal protein S11, chloroplastic encodes the protein MAKPILRIGSRKNTRSGSRKNVRRIPKGVIHVQASFNNTIVTVTDVRGRVISWSSAGTCGFRGTRRGTPFAAQTAAGNAIRAVVDQGMQRAEVRIKGPGLGRDAALRAIRRS